From Candidatus Neomarinimicrobiota bacterium, the proteins below share one genomic window:
- the xerD gene encoding site-specific tyrosine recombinase XerD produces the protein MNRLKETLTDFINHLRVERNLAANTIESYQIDLNRYLAYLESLEIQNPDAVEISHVIAFIRELHDVPLAPRSISRNLSAIRMYHRFMMNEGYIQKDVTENIDLPKLPARLPKVLEIHEMEAILNVINTETDLGRRDRAMLELLYACGLRISELLDLRLSNVYLNHGWLRIFGKGSKERVVPMGAEAREWLKHYLTYVRYTLAQKSIESEDVVFLNARGKPLSRMGVWKIIQQYIKAAKITKKVSPHTFRHSFATHLLEGGADLRAVQEMLGHSDISTTQIYTHLDREYLKEVHKTFHPRERRHD, from the coding sequence ATGAATCGACTCAAAGAGACCCTGACCGATTTTATCAATCATTTGAGAGTGGAACGTAATTTAGCTGCCAATACCATCGAATCCTACCAGATCGATCTGAACCGCTATCTGGCCTATCTGGAGAGTCTGGAAATTCAAAATCCCGACGCGGTTGAAATATCCCATGTCATTGCTTTTATCCGGGAACTCCATGATGTTCCCCTGGCGCCCCGGAGCATCTCACGGAACCTTTCTGCCATCCGCATGTACCATAGATTTATGATGAATGAAGGGTACATTCAGAAAGACGTCACGGAAAACATCGATCTGCCGAAGCTTCCGGCCCGACTCCCCAAGGTTCTGGAAATTCACGAGATGGAAGCTATCCTCAATGTGATCAACACAGAGACGGATCTGGGAAGGCGGGATCGTGCCATGCTGGAATTGCTTTACGCCTGCGGGCTTCGGATTTCAGAACTTTTGGATTTGCGTCTATCCAATGTCTATCTGAATCATGGCTGGCTGAGGATTTTCGGAAAGGGTTCAAAAGAACGGGTGGTGCCCATGGGTGCGGAAGCCCGGGAATGGTTAAAGCACTATCTGACCTATGTGCGATACACCCTGGCGCAAAAATCCATCGAGAGTGAAGATGTGGTTTTTCTCAATGCCCGGGGCAAGCCCCTGAGCCGCATGGGCGTGTGGAAAATCATCCAGCAGTATATCAAAGCGGCTAAAATCACCAAAAAAGTGAGTCCACACACCTTCCGTCACTCCTTTGCCACCCATCTGCTGGAAGGCGGCGCCGATCTTCGGGCCGTTCAGGAAATGCTGGGACACTCGGACATTTCCACTACCCAAATTTACACCCACCTGGACCGGGAATATTTGAAGGAGGTCCATAAAACCTTTCACCCCAGAGAACGGAGACACGATTGA
- the cruC gene encoding hydroxychlorobactene glucosyltransferase CruC, giving the protein MTFFIIILYGILGLFLLVTLVNVSTGPRLSHPPKKSRFTNPTISVLVPARNEEHNLPACLESLLALDPAPAEILVLDDHSTDKTREIIQGFAFKHKQVRGIRGKELPAGWVGKTWACHQLSQEASGEILVFTDADNTYHPAALERSVRWMQALNLDMLSAFPQQTLKTLPEKLVIPVVDLFVYSMLPLWLTRFSPFPSLAAANGQWMVFRKEAYDTLGGHKEMASEIVEDVAMSRKTKKRGLHLLTTPGTGTVYGRMYRNAEEVRAGFAKNLFGLTGFHSGLFFLIFSMLLLTMVIPYGLLIFSPGLAVAGTVILNLLIRMLLVLAYRHPPFVSIVLHPISILYTARIALHSWNSYRKGSITWKGRAVIKEENTR; this is encoded by the coding sequence ATGACATTTTTTATAATTATTCTCTATGGAATCCTGGGCCTTTTTCTATTGGTCACGCTGGTCAATGTATCAACAGGCCCGCGCTTATCCCATCCTCCTAAAAAATCTCGTTTTACAAACCCCACCATATCGGTGCTTGTCCCGGCCCGGAATGAAGAACACAACCTGCCGGCGTGTCTGGAAAGTCTGCTGGCTTTGGATCCGGCACCTGCGGAAATTTTGGTCCTGGATGATCACTCGACAGATAAAACCCGGGAAATCATTCAGGGATTTGCCTTCAAACACAAGCAGGTCCGGGGAATACGGGGAAAAGAACTTCCGGCTGGATGGGTGGGAAAAACATGGGCCTGTCATCAGCTGTCTCAGGAAGCATCCGGTGAGATCCTTGTCTTTACCGATGCCGATAACACCTACCATCCGGCGGCACTGGAAAGAAGCGTCCGATGGATGCAGGCCTTGAATCTGGACATGCTCTCTGCTTTTCCCCAACAAACTCTTAAAACCCTTCCTGAAAAGCTGGTGATACCAGTGGTAGATCTTTTTGTGTACAGTATGCTTCCCCTCTGGCTCACCCGGTTTTCACCCTTTCCTTCCCTGGCTGCTGCAAATGGGCAGTGGATGGTGTTCAGAAAAGAGGCTTACGACACATTGGGTGGACACAAAGAAATGGCTTCCGAAATAGTTGAAGATGTGGCCATGAGCCGAAAAACCAAGAAACGGGGACTGCATCTCCTCACCACGCCCGGGACGGGCACGGTATACGGCCGTATGTACCGGAATGCGGAAGAGGTTCGTGCCGGCTTTGCAAAAAATCTGTTCGGACTTACCGGATTTCATTCGGGATTGTTTTTTCTTATTTTTTCCATGTTGCTGTTGACAATGGTGATCCCTTACGGACTGTTGATTTTTTCTCCTGGTTTGGCAGTAGCAGGAACTGTGATTCTCAACCTGTTGATCCGCATGCTTCTGGTGCTGGCTTACCGTCACCCGCCCTTTGTCAGCATCGTTCTGCACCCCATATCCATCCTGTATACAGCCCGTATCGCACTTCACTCCTGGAACAGTTACCGAAAAGGCAGTATCACCTGGAAGGGAAGAGCTGTCATAAAAGAGGAAAATACACGATGA
- a CDS encoding D-sedoheptulose 7-phosphate isomerase — protein MMNSSFDLIRAHLKAGGDLKHRIAASDDLVQRIYDASAIMIRTLKKGKKILWCGNGGSAADSQHLSAELVARLNITRPGLASLALTTDTSLLTAWSNDVGFESLFSRQVEALGDNGDVLMALSTSGKSPNVLKAVKSAREKKITTIALLGRDGGVIRSEADLAIVVPSENTQLIQEIHVTVGHLLCELVETKLFKT, from the coding sequence ATGATGAACAGCTCCTTCGACCTGATCCGTGCCCATCTGAAAGCCGGTGGCGATCTGAAACACCGGATTGCCGCATCGGATGATCTGGTTCAGCGTATTTATGACGCCTCAGCCATCATGATCCGGACTTTGAAAAAGGGGAAGAAAATTCTCTGGTGCGGTAACGGCGGCTCAGCAGCCGACTCCCAGCACCTGTCCGCCGAACTGGTGGCACGGCTGAACATAACCCGGCCCGGGCTGGCGTCCCTGGCCCTCACGACGGATACATCCCTCCTCACCGCCTGGAGCAATGATGTAGGTTTTGAAAGCCTCTTCAGCCGCCAGGTGGAAGCTCTGGGGGATAACGGCGACGTGCTTATGGCTCTGTCCACCTCGGGAAAATCCCCCAATGTTTTAAAGGCAGTGAAAAGCGCCCGGGAGAAGAAAATCACCACCATTGCCCTCCTGGGACGGGACGGTGGAGTAATCCGGAGTGAAGCGGATCTGGCCATCGTGGTTCCCTCAGAAAACACACAACTGATCCAAGAAATCCATGTCACGGTAGGGCATCTCCTTTGCGAGCTGGTTGAAACAAAACTGTTTAAAACCTGA
- a CDS encoding oligopeptidase B: MDPPVAPRIEKKIEAFGDIRVDHYDWLKDKQNPEVIRYLEAENDYADFILKNTRKLQKKLYREMIGRIQETDMSVPVKHDDYFYYSRTEKGKQYSIYCRKKGSLDHKEEIYFDANTQAEHSDFYSLGLLSVSSNHQILAYAEDRNGSEVYTLRFKNLEKDSLYPEVIDSVAGGVWANDNKTFFYSTIDYTYRPWRVYRHVLGTPASEDVLVYEDPDMAYYVDVDRSKDRQYIFITSASKITTEVHYLKTSDPEKDFTLFAPREKGKEYSLEHRDGFFYILTNLNDQKNFIILRQPVSAPAFTQTVTVYEHNPEVKITGLDMFEDYLAVYKTGNARAMIDVYTFGDKEAHTISFPEETYTARGTGNPEYTSDVLRIYYTSLLTPETVYEYNMKTRELSLLKQKEVRGGWDRHDYTTDLLWVTARDGAKIPVSMLYPKGFKKDGTQPVFLYGYGAYGIAMTPYFSYARWSLVDRGFAYAVAHIRGGGAKGEYWYEDGKWLKKKNTFTDFIDVVEYLIQEGYTTPEKLAIGGGSAGGLLMGAVVNMRPDLFGVVVASVPFVDVLNTMSDPDLPLTVTEYDEWGNPGIETYYRYIKSYCPYTNVKAQDYPPMMITAGLNDPRVSYAEPAKWTAKLRALKTDHHPLILRTNMGAGHGGASGRYDAYKEIAEEYGFVLGIIKGE, from the coding sequence ATGGACCCGCCGGTTGCTCCGAGAATTGAAAAAAAGATTGAAGCTTTCGGAGATATTCGGGTGGATCATTATGACTGGCTGAAAGATAAACAGAATCCGGAGGTTATCCGATATCTGGAGGCGGAAAACGATTATGCAGACTTTATCCTGAAAAACACCCGTAAGTTGCAGAAAAAACTGTACCGGGAAATGATCGGACGGATACAGGAAACAGATATGTCCGTCCCTGTGAAACACGATGATTACTTTTATTACAGCCGGACGGAAAAAGGGAAACAATACAGCATCTATTGCCGGAAAAAAGGATCCTTGGACCATAAAGAAGAGATCTATTTTGATGCCAATACACAGGCTGAGCATAGTGATTTTTATTCCTTGGGACTTCTAAGTGTGTCCTCCAACCATCAGATCCTTGCCTATGCCGAAGACCGGAATGGCTCGGAAGTATATACCCTGCGTTTTAAAAATCTTGAAAAGGATTCCCTCTATCCGGAAGTCATCGACAGTGTGGCCGGCGGGGTATGGGCAAATGACAACAAGACCTTTTTTTATTCAACCATTGATTATACCTACCGCCCATGGCGGGTTTACCGGCATGTTCTGGGAACTCCCGCTTCAGAGGATGTCCTGGTGTATGAAGACCCGGACATGGCCTACTATGTGGATGTGGACCGTTCAAAGGACAGGCAGTACATCTTTATTACATCCGCAAGCAAGATCACAACAGAAGTCCATTACCTGAAAACCAGCGATCCTGAAAAGGATTTCACCCTTTTTGCACCCCGGGAGAAGGGAAAGGAATACAGCCTGGAACATCGGGACGGATTTTTCTATATCCTGACCAACCTGAATGATCAGAAAAATTTTATCATCCTCCGTCAGCCGGTTTCAGCACCGGCCTTTACACAGACCGTCACAGTGTATGAACACAATCCGGAGGTTAAAATCACCGGTTTGGATATGTTTGAAGATTATCTTGCCGTCTACAAAACCGGAAATGCCCGGGCCATGATTGATGTGTATACTTTTGGGGATAAAGAAGCCCATACCATTTCCTTTCCGGAAGAAACGTATACCGCCCGGGGGACCGGCAATCCGGAATATACATCGGACGTTTTGAGAATTTACTATACCTCACTTCTTACCCCCGAGACGGTTTATGAATATAATATGAAAACCCGGGAACTCTCCCTGCTGAAACAAAAAGAAGTCCGCGGCGGTTGGGACCGTCACGATTATACCACGGACCTCTTATGGGTCACAGCCCGTGACGGGGCGAAAATCCCGGTGTCGATGCTCTACCCGAAAGGATTTAAAAAAGATGGGACTCAGCCTGTGTTTCTTTATGGATACGGAGCATACGGTATTGCCATGACACCCTATTTTTCCTATGCCCGCTGGAGTCTGGTGGACCGGGGATTTGCCTATGCCGTCGCCCATATAAGGGGTGGCGGAGCCAAGGGTGAATACTGGTATGAAGACGGGAAATGGCTGAAGAAAAAAAATACCTTTACGGATTTTATTGATGTGGTTGAATATCTTATCCAGGAAGGTTACACGACACCTGAAAAACTGGCCATAGGTGGCGGGAGCGCCGGCGGTCTTCTCATGGGAGCTGTCGTAAATATGCGCCCGGATCTCTTTGGGGTTGTGGTGGCCAGCGTTCCCTTTGTGGATGTCCTCAATACCATGTCGGATCCCGATTTACCCCTGACCGTCACCGAATATGACGAATGGGGGAATCCGGGCATCGAAACCTATTACCGGTACATCAAAAGTTATTGTCCCTATACCAATGTGAAAGCACAGGACTATCCTCCCATGATGATTACAGCGGGGCTGAATGATCCCCGGGTTTCCTATGCCGAGCCGGCCAAATGGACCGCCAAACTCCGTGCCCTGAAAACAGATCATCATCCCCTGATTTTAAGAACCAATATGGGGGCCGGACACGGGGGAGCATCGGGCCGTTATGATGCCTATAAGGAAATTGCTGAGGAATATGGGTTTGTTTTGGGAATCATTAAAGGAGAATGA
- a CDS encoding NAD-dependent epimerase, producing the protein MMNDELGAEAHIRKNMKLLITGTAGFIGFHLTRRLLAEGHDITGLDNLNEYYDVNLKFARLKKLGIDLSSKQKSSESFSVQAGRLHFIRADLTDKEKLLSLFRDTSFDHVIHLAAQAGVRYSLDHPQTYVDSNVTGFLNILEACRRYPVSHLIYASSSSVYGLNTDFPYSEEDRTDQPASLYASTKKADEMLAHAYSHLFSIPVTGLRFFTVYGPWGRPDMAFFKFTDAILHQKPIDVYNHGKMARDFTYIDDILEGILGVMKGDAPRGNPPCDLYNIGLGNPVNLMDFIRAIESACGKKAEIRYQNMQPGDVLKTHADISALQTLCGYHPKTDIQTGMKHFVEWYKSYYHLS; encoded by the coding sequence ATGATGAATGATGAATTGGGTGCAGAGGCTCATATAAGGAAGAATATGAAATTATTGATTACAGGAACGGCCGGTTTTATTGGATTTCACCTGACACGGCGCCTTCTGGCCGAAGGTCATGATATCACCGGCCTGGATAACCTGAACGAGTATTACGATGTCAACCTGAAATTTGCCCGGTTGAAGAAATTGGGAATCGACCTGTCTTCGAAACAAAAGAGTTCTGAATCCTTTTCTGTTCAGGCGGGCCGGCTGCATTTTATTCGGGCCGATCTGACGGACAAAGAAAAACTTCTCTCCCTTTTCAGGGATACATCCTTTGACCATGTAATCCATCTGGCTGCCCAGGCGGGAGTCCGGTACAGTCTGGATCACCCTCAAACCTATGTGGACAGCAATGTAACAGGTTTTTTGAATATTCTGGAAGCCTGTCGGCGCTATCCCGTATCACATCTGATATATGCCAGTTCATCCAGTGTGTATGGGTTAAATACAGATTTTCCCTATTCAGAAGAGGACCGGACCGATCAACCTGCCAGTTTGTATGCCTCCACGAAAAAGGCCGATGAAATGCTGGCCCATGCCTACAGCCATTTGTTTTCCATTCCCGTTACAGGACTCCGATTTTTTACCGTCTATGGTCCATGGGGACGACCGGATATGGCCTTTTTTAAATTTACCGATGCCATTTTGCACCAAAAACCTATTGACGTGTATAATCACGGCAAAATGGCCCGGGATTTTACTTACATCGACGATATTCTTGAAGGAATTCTTGGAGTCATGAAAGGGGATGCTCCCCGGGGAAATCCTCCGTGTGACCTTTATAATATCGGCCTTGGAAATCCCGTCAATCTCATGGACTTTATTCGGGCCATCGAATCTGCCTGCGGGAAAAAAGCAGAAATCCGCTACCAAAATATGCAACCAGGAGATGTCCTTAAAACCCATGCGGACATATCCGCCCTTCAAACCTTATGTGGTTATCACCCGAAAACAGATATCCAAACCGGAATGAAACATTTTGTGGAATGGTATAAAAGCTATTACCACTTATCATAA
- a CDS encoding site-2 protease family protein translates to MNNQILDILALAVPILIALTVHEVSHGYVAWKLGDPTAKMMGRLTLNPIAHLDPIGTLMLFLVRFGWAKPVPVDPRYFKNPKQDMLWVALAGPASNMVLAFLFGLLIRAVGLQSSGNFTGDFLKMILLYGLYINLALAIFNLLPIPPLDGGRILRGLLPWRYEHYVDRLEQYGPFVLMGLIFLGMFTGFSVFGIIITPFVRFFGGMFAGINL, encoded by the coding sequence TTGAACAATCAGATATTAGATATCCTCGCCCTGGCTGTTCCCATTTTAATTGCCCTCACGGTCCATGAAGTTTCACACGGGTATGTGGCCTGGAAACTGGGAGATCCCACGGCAAAAATGATGGGGCGTCTGACTCTGAATCCTATCGCCCACCTGGATCCCATCGGAACCCTTATGCTTTTTCTGGTCCGCTTCGGCTGGGCCAAGCCGGTCCCTGTGGATCCCCGTTATTTTAAAAATCCCAAACAGGATATGCTGTGGGTTGCCCTGGCCGGTCCGGCATCCAACATGGTATTGGCCTTTCTTTTTGGCCTGCTGATCCGGGCAGTGGGACTCCAGTCTTCCGGAAATTTTACCGGAGATTTCCTGAAAATGATCCTTCTTTACGGCCTCTATATCAACCTGGCCCTGGCGATTTTTAACCTGCTTCCTATCCCGCCTCTGGACGGGGGTCGTATTCTGCGCGGACTCCTACCCTGGCGCTATGAACATTACGTAGACCGTCTGGAACAATACGGACCTTTTGTATTGATGGGACTCATTTTCCTGGGAATGTTTACCGGATTCAGTGTTTTCGGGATTATTATCACACCTTTTGTGCGGTTTTTTGGGGGAATGTTTGCGGGGATAAACCTGTAG
- a CDS encoding RNA methyltransferase: METLSKEHLKRIRSLQQKKYRSIHQAYLLEGILLLEEALKMQARVQEILYQPYLLDKPGFNALLDTARHRNIPVYEVSPGVIKSLSTEVSPQGVIALIAMPSSPDITLEGSLLVCDEIQDPGNLGTLIRIAHWFGLAGVITTPGTVDAVNPKVIRSAMGSHFHLPVFEMTISDILEKTRNSHQILASVVRNGTPVSKLKISDKPFLLVIGNEARGVNPQWNGDAVLPVTLPPLSDCESLNAATAAAAILSILCYQL, translated from the coding sequence ATGGAAACACTTTCCAAAGAACATCTAAAACGTATCCGCTCCCTGCAACAGAAAAAGTATCGCTCAATTCACCAGGCTTATCTGCTGGAAGGAATTCTTCTCCTGGAGGAAGCCCTGAAGATGCAGGCACGGGTTCAGGAAATTCTCTACCAGCCTTATCTCCTGGATAAACCAGGATTTAATGCACTCCTGGATACAGCCCGCCACCGAAATATCCCTGTGTATGAAGTCTCTCCTGGTGTGATAAAAAGCCTCAGTACCGAGGTGAGTCCCCAAGGGGTGATTGCTCTTATTGCCATGCCGTCTTCTCCGGATATCACGCTTGAAGGCTCTCTGTTGGTGTGTGACGAAATTCAGGATCCGGGAAACCTGGGGACCCTGATCCGCATTGCCCACTGGTTTGGACTGGCCGGGGTGATTACAACACCCGGGACGGTGGATGCGGTAAATCCCAAGGTGATCCGGTCCGCCATGGGATCCCATTTTCACCTGCCTGTTTTCGAAATGACGATCTCAGATATCCTGGAAAAAACCCGGAATTCCCACCAAATTTTAGCCAGCGTGGTCCGGAATGGTACACCGGTTTCCAAACTGAAAATATCTGATAAACCTTTTCTGCTTGTGATTGGGAACGAAGCACGGGGTGTAAATCCCCAATGGAACGGTGATGCTGTTTTACCTGTTACTCTGCCGCCTTTGAGCGATTGCGAATCCCTGAATGCAGCTACAGCAGCGGCGGCCATCCTCAGCATATTATGTTATCAATTGTAA
- a CDS encoding phytoene desaturase: MTLKGKNVVIIGSGFGGLALGIRLQSRGAKVTILEKQAAPGGHAQQLKAEGFTFDMGPSLVTAPDVVDQIFQSAGKKMSDYLELIPLDPYYRIYFHDGSYLDYSGNTERMKEQLATFHPKDAARYDAFMESSRIMEEAVIKKGLGTKPFMTLKSMISFAPKAIRLGVFLPAYTFVKRYFKDPRSRFVFSFHPLFIGGNPFKAPAVYQMIPWLEKEGGVHYTPGGMYSLIQAFTSLFQELGGHIHTSEPATRIETQNRRVTGVKSSQSFYPADIVVSNADFYHTYHDLVDAGDRKKWRNKKLEKIDYSMSSVLIYLGLDRKYDKLKHHTLIISKDYKRLIRNIFDKKKVPFDFSMYLHVPSRTDKTMAIPGGESMYVLVPVANQLSRTNWDEFSEMFVNSILHYLEHSFGLEDFSKHIIYKSVFTPEDFQKDRNNHLGAAWGVEPKLTQSAYLRPHNRSEDIQGLYLVGASTHPGAGLPGTLMTAETTEHVILTETEGV; encoded by the coding sequence ATGACGTTAAAGGGAAAAAATGTGGTCATTATTGGTTCCGGTTTCGGCGGGCTGGCCCTGGGTATCCGCCTTCAGTCCCGGGGAGCCAAAGTCACTATTTTGGAAAAACAGGCTGCCCCAGGGGGACACGCCCAACAGTTAAAGGCAGAGGGTTTTACATTTGACATGGGACCCTCTCTGGTTACCGCCCCGGACGTGGTGGATCAGATATTTCAGTCTGCAGGGAAGAAAATGTCCGATTACCTGGAACTGATCCCCCTGGATCCCTACTACCGCATCTATTTTCATGATGGCAGTTATCTGGATTATTCCGGAAATACAGAAAGGATGAAAGAACAACTGGCAACCTTTCATCCCAAAGATGCAGCCCGGTATGATGCCTTTATGGAATCCTCCAGGATCATGGAAGAAGCCGTCATCAAAAAGGGGCTGGGGACAAAACCTTTCATGACCTTGAAATCCATGATCAGCTTTGCGCCAAAAGCCATTCGATTGGGTGTTTTTTTGCCGGCCTATACCTTTGTCAAACGGTATTTCAAAGATCCCAGAAGCCGCTTTGTCTTTTCCTTTCATCCCCTGTTTATCGGAGGTAATCCGTTTAAAGCACCTGCGGTTTATCAGATGATTCCGTGGCTTGAAAAAGAGGGCGGAGTTCATTATACCCCCGGTGGAATGTATTCACTCATTCAAGCCTTCACGTCCCTTTTTCAGGAATTGGGCGGGCACATCCACACATCTGAGCCGGCAACCCGTATCGAAACCCAAAACCGGCGGGTGACGGGTGTAAAAAGCAGTCAATCCTTTTATCCGGCGGATATCGTTGTTTCCAATGCCGATTTCTATCACACTTACCATGACCTGGTGGATGCCGGGGACCGGAAAAAATGGCGGAATAAAAAGCTGGAGAAAATTGATTATTCCATGAGTTCTGTTCTGATCTACCTGGGACTGGACCGAAAGTACGACAAGTTAAAACACCATACCCTGATCATTTCAAAAGATTACAAACGGCTTATCCGGAATATTTTTGATAAAAAGAAGGTCCCCTTTGATTTTTCCATGTACCTTCATGTACCCAGCCGGACCGATAAAACCATGGCCATTCCCGGAGGAGAAAGCATGTATGTTCTGGTTCCTGTTGCCAATCAGCTCAGCAGGACAAACTGGGACGAATTCAGTGAAATGTTTGTCAACAGCATTCTCCATTACCTGGAACACAGCTTTGGTTTGGAAGATTTCTCAAAACATATTATTTACAAATCGGTGTTTACACCTGAAGATTTTCAAAAGGATCGAAACAATCATCTTGGAGCCGCCTGGGGTGTGGAACCCAAACTGACCCAGAGCGCTTATTTACGGCCTCATAACCGGAGCGAAGATATTCAGGGCTTATACCTGGTTGGGGCCAGCACCCATCCGGGAGCCGGACTCCCCGGAACACTGATGACGGCTGAAACGACGGAACATGTCATCCTGACAGAGACTGAAGGGGTTTGA
- a CDS encoding phytoene/squalene synthase family protein — MKGDPNKPHLLSHAYVKNITALYARSFYFASRFFPKHKRQATYALYGFARYTDNLVDNPRDRDREELQRELDHLRWEIETAYRRKESEHPVLKPFIQTAISFSIPIEYPLDLIKGVSMDISHSRYTHVEDLYVYCYRVAGTIGLMMTYIIGFSHRDAFEYAEKLGVAMQLTNILRDIREDKNRGKIYIPMSELERYDVAEEDIFQERFSPAMRSMLKATADNAHRYYEESASGIRYLDTDSRFAIHAASRIYRGILEEFRANDYNPFKGRVSVSFNRKIAITLTEYMKYRRDKVFNRK; from the coding sequence ATGAAAGGGGATCCAAACAAGCCACATCTTTTGAGCCACGCCTACGTTAAAAACATCACGGCCTTGTACGCCCGGAGTTTTTATTTTGCCTCCCGGTTTTTCCCTAAACACAAACGCCAGGCGACCTATGCCCTGTATGGTTTTGCCCGGTATACAGACAACCTGGTTGATAATCCCCGGGACAGGGACCGGGAAGAACTCCAGAGGGAACTGGACCACCTGCGATGGGAAATCGAAACAGCCTACCGGCGAAAAGAATCGGAGCATCCCGTTTTAAAACCTTTTATCCAGACTGCCATCTCTTTCTCCATTCCTATTGAATATCCTCTCGATCTGATCAAAGGTGTCAGTATGGATATTTCCCACAGCCGTTATACCCACGTTGAAGATTTGTATGTGTATTGTTATCGTGTGGCAGGCACCATCGGACTCATGATGACATACATTATAGGATTTTCACACCGGGATGCCTTTGAATATGCCGAAAAACTGGGTGTCGCCATGCAGCTGACCAATATCCTCCGGGACATCCGGGAAGATAAGAACCGGGGTAAAATTTACATCCCCATGTCGGAACTGGAGCGATATGATGTCGCTGAAGAAGATATCTTTCAGGAACGTTTTTCACCGGCCATGCGAAGCATGTTGAAAGCTACTGCCGATAACGCCCACCGTTATTATGAAGAATCTGCATCAGGAATCCGCTACCTGGATACCGATTCCCGTTTTGCCATCCATGCTGCTTCCCGGATTTACCGGGGCATTTTGGAAGAATTCAGAGCCAATGACTACAATCCCTTTAAGGGGCGGGTCAGTGTCAGTTTTAACCGGAAAATAGCCATCACTTTAACAGAATACATGAAATACCGAAGAGATAAGGTTTTCAACAGGAAATGA